One window of Campylobacter sp. RM12651 genomic DNA carries:
- a CDS encoding DUF4357 domain-containing protein: MCKTFGYFVFSKPKDTVMICDDMLYFKNIMCKRVENGFLVLKGNEVARKYYDYVSSSVKKVIENAKVDDNGILLEDMFFASASSAGSFITGNSVNGLISWKNKSGINLKELI; this comes from the coding sequence ATGTGTAAAACTTTTGGGTATTTTGTATTTTCTAAACCAAAGGATACAGTGATGATTTGTGATGATATGCTGTATTTTAAAAATATTATGTGTAAAAGGGTGGAAAATGGCTTTTTAGTTTTAAAAGGTAACGAAGTAGCTAGAAAATATTATGATTATGTTTCATCAAGTGTAAAAAAAGTCATAGAAAATGCCAAAGTAGATGATAATGGAATTTTGCTTGAAGATATGTTTTTTGCTAGTGCTTCATCGGCGGGGAGTTTTATTACAGGAAATAGCGTAAATGGACTTATCTCTTGGAAAAACAAAAGCGGAATAAACCTAAAAGAGCTTATTTGA
- a CDS encoding SprT family zinc-dependent metalloprotease translates to MKKYWIKMAYELKITKKRVKNIIIKVREIGLVEVVSPYFISRAKIDEILRLKKDWIEQRLNELKTTKKAELLSGNFVLFLGRKYILEFDLGISKNVEIHNDKIILKCLENDENKEKLLNDFYKIQSKEIFSEILKRFCVIVGKDIKALKVRKMKTRWGSCNTKKSYINLNTELIKKDILAIEAVIMHELTHLYHANHSKAFYATLLGFMPDYYERIKLLK, encoded by the coding sequence TTGAAAAAATACTGGATAAAAATGGCTTATGAGTTAAAAATCACTAAAAAGCGGGTGAAAAATATTATTATAAAAGTTCGTGAGATTGGGCTTGTTGAAGTAGTATCGCCTTATTTTATAAGTAGAGCAAAAATTGATGAGATTTTAAGACTTAAAAAAGATTGGATAGAACAAAGATTAAACGAGCTTAAAACTACTAAAAAAGCAGAGCTTTTGAGTGGTAATTTTGTATTGTTTTTAGGACGAAAATATATTTTAGAATTTGATTTAGGAATTTCAAAAAATGTAGAAATTCACAATGATAAAATTATTTTAAAATGTCTTGAAAATGATGAAAATAAAGAAAAATTACTTAATGATTTTTATAAAATTCAATCAAAAGAAATCTTTAGCGAAATTTTAAAAAGATTTTGTGTGATTGTTGGTAAAGATATAAAAGCTTTGAAAGTGCGAAAAATGAAAACTCGTTGGGGTTCTTGCAATACGAAAAAATCTTATATAAATTTAAATACCGAATTAATTAAAAAAGATATATTAGCAATAGAAGCAGTGATTATGCACGAATTAACACACCTTTATCACGCTAATCACTCAAAGGCTTTTTATGCCACGCTTTTAGGATTTATGCCTGATTATTACGAGCGAATAAAATTACTAAAATAG